CCATTGATTGATGTGCTCTTTTCAAGCTAACTACCTTCATCAAGTAAATTTATGTATCACTGGAGTACCCCCTACTAATGTTGAAGGATGAGTCTAAATGGGTTTATGGGCTAGGTTATGATTATGTAACAAATCTAACCTgaaaaaagcctttaaaaatgcATTGCCTGGAGTAGATAATGCTGGCTGAATTGAAAACTTGCAGGGATGAGTGCAGGGAGAGGGGAACTAATGACAAATTTTCCCCAGAGACCACCCCTCATTCACAGTGAGAAGAGTGTGACCTCAAATAAGTCACCTGCCCTgtctggatctcaatttgctcatgtataaaatggaaagGTCAGATTAGATGATATCAAACATCCTTTCCAATTTAAAGATGatagagagaaatgaaagaaactgGTTGGTGTGGGAACTGGGGGAAGGTAGAAAACTGGCTTGAGTAACAGAATGTGGACAGACTTCTCTTCCGAAAAGGATTCTCAGCAAAGTCTCCTTCAAAGGAGACTTTTACTTTCTAAAATACATTCCCACTTTGTATTTCTATTTACATCATTATTATATTCTACACACACTATGTTGCCATCTGTCACACTTTATTTAATTTGGGAAATTCTGTTTAAAGAAAGTCCAGAAACCTACATAAATTTACCTCAGGTTTCCAAGCTAAGAACTTCAGTTTAGAAGAAAAGGCACAAATTAAATAACtaataagaaaacagaagaacGAGGGACATTCAGATTcataaaataactttctttttacaAGACAAAACCCAAAACTGCATGGACTCTATTAACAATTCAGTGTCAAATGTGAATTACATtcaatatttcttttgtgtttggcAGTTATATACCACTAAGGTATACTGAAGGCTTATTTCAGAATTGACCTCCAAGgggttagaatttttttaaaaatactttttccaaAATATTAAGCGATAGTGGATCTCACAGAGTATCTTGTCCGTCAATACCACTGCTCCCtaccttttttgaaaaaaaaaagccaacagaaAGGATGTGGATTTGCCAATGCCACACAGCTATTAATTAGCAGACAGAGGACTAGAATTCAGATCTCCCAATTCCCAGTGCAGGGCTTCATTCCACCATATCAAACTGCTTCtccataaattaattttttttaagtagatcACTCATAGAGCACCTAATTAAAGCAGAAAGAagtattgctttttatttctttttttaaaaaggaacataTTGACAACTATATGGAAGAgatttgaaattgaaattgaatttcaATTCAGAATTGAATTGAGAATTGAAAGTGAAAATCCCCCCTCTACTAATTGGAGGACAAGCAGAGTAGCTTTCTCAAGTGATGGGTGacagacaaaataatttttgtgttAATTTGTGCCAAATAGTTGGcaagaaaaacacacaaaaatatctCTTGCAAACTATACAAACTATAGAAAAGTCTTTCAGTCTTAAAGATTATGTGTATGACCATGTTGGACTTTTCATCATCCCCAACATATTGTTTTCAAAATCGTGGAAGAATATGCTAAGTGTAGATGCTCTTAACActcataataatttatatagatgCCATTGAAaccaaaatttcaaaaattacttGAGTGAACAACTACTGAAAACATTTGACTTTCTTACAACTCCTGTATATATAACCAGCTCAAAGCTTTCAAGTTCTTAAGAAGAGAATTAGGCAGAGATAATAAAAACCATTATAGATAATTCTTTTTCTCCCGTGTGTACTTTCCTCCCCTATGTACCGGGTAGCCCAGGAGAAGGTCTTTTAAATGAGCACACTTTATCTCCTCCAGTCTAGAAAAAGCGAACAGCAATCTTGGAGAAGCTGGTGCTTTACAGAAGAGATAATGCAGTGGAACTTTTGATAGGCAGGGCAAAGATCAAGAATATAAGAATAACAACTCCACAGTTTCTCACAGTTTCAGAAGATTTTCTCCTATTACCTCTACATTCTTTGATGTGAATCATCTGAACGTTCATATTCAAGTGTAAAAAACAAGACCCAAAGTCAAATCTAGATGTCCACACACGATTGCTCCCCAATACTTGTGCTGTTTATAAAGCTATGGCTTTATAATAATCATCAGAGAAACAATGAAATGTTATGGATTTAAACTACTACTCTGCCTTCTTCCTATCCTGCAACCCCCCTTTAACTGCACCCTTTACAGAAAGAAATGCTTTAACAGAATTCATCAGGTCTTTAGCTTGAAAGCTGTATGGAACTTCCAAGATTCTCTAGGAGAAGGGTTCTTAACTTGAGGTTCATAAActagtatttttctttaatattttgagaactattatttcaatataattggtttcctttgtaatcccatgtattttgttttatgcatttaaaaacttccaaacaacattttaaatcttttttttttaatttttaaaaggggtCCATAAGCTTCATTCATCACACTATCACAGGAGTCTATGgtataaagaaaattagaaaccTTTGATATAGGCCAACTCAACCCTCTCAGTTCACAGATAAGAAtaatgaggcccagaaaagttgtGAAGGTACTAAATGGCAGAGCCTATTTGATTTCACACCCTTCAATTCTGACTCCatcactctttccttttcctaagaTGATTGTtaagaattattatttccatttggcTTAGGGTAGGCCTTCTTTATTACAGGTTGGTTTAGGAAGAATTTGTATAATAAACATCTCTGATATAGCTTCCTCTCCTTAGGTAAATTTCTGGGACATGCAAACAAACCCATGTTTGTAATTTGATTTCATCTGATTTCCTAAATCAGTATTTTTGGAGGAACATAGGAACTagtcactcactcacacacagagtaaagggcACAGCAATGGTATCCATGTGGTGATATAAACTGGCAAGAAGCCATGCGTAAAAACAATTATAATGGGAGAAAGTAAGACTGGGAATATTCTGGAGCAGCAGATGTACCCCTGCTAGGACCTAAGTAGGGGGTGGATAGTAGGCTGAAGTCACCATTTCTGGCTTCTCTGCCTTTGTTCTAGGAAGAGAAGGACATGCTTCAAAAATATTCACTAGTTCCATACTTGGTCTGCCTTCAGCGGCTCTGAATGGCACAAATCAGTTTAATGTAAGTTAGGCTTGGCTAAGGACTTGAGATGTGTTTTTCCCCACAAAACAATAattctcaacctcagttttcccatactCCAGATTGTTTGCAATTATTTTAATGAGGATCAagtacttttcaaaatattttcgcAGTTAATTAGGCTTGACTTTAGACTTCCAACAGGTAGGCTGAGTGTGTGGTGGAAAATAACCCAGCTTCTTTGTATCACCCTCAAAGGAATAATCAatgaacaagtaaaaaaaaactaattagaataggagaaagaaaaaaaaaaacccttatagGGAAGACCTCTCAGGAAAACTAAATAAAtgagtaagtaaaaaaaaaaaaaaaaaagattatttcacaCAATAAATATCATAGtacaaaagaaactgaagaaaaattttcagaaagagagagcaagaatTCACCTAGACccagaggttcttaactttttttgtttcatgCTTCTTCTTAGAAGAGGCAGCTGGGTGTCACAGTGGCGAGAGTTCCAGATCTAAACTCAGAAAGACTGATCTTCCAGGTTCAAATATGGCCtaagacacttaccagctgtgtgactctggacaagtcactttaccttgtttgcttcagtttcctcatctgtaaaatgatctagagaagaaaatggcaaactaatatctttcccaagaaaaccccaaatggggttgtgataagtaggatgtgactgaacaacaattataCCTCTAAAAGTCTGGTAAAATACATGAATCCTTTCTCAGAGTAAAGTTTTTAATGGAGtaaatagaattacaaaagaaagcaattatattgaaatacagttctcaaattgcttttttttgttgttgttttttaaatttatgggcCTTAGGCTAAGAGCCCTAGACTAAATTCTCAGATGAGAGAAAAGATGTACTGCAAGGAACTCcagaatgatttaaaattttgacAAGAAATTTAAGTAAGATTTGGCATCTATAAGAATAGTAATAAGATCattgaaaaaagaatataagaaactgaatataaaaatggaaaatcttAATAAAGTTGAGGAGCTAAGACACCCATCTAGAgcacaaaaaagaatttaaagaatagGGCAACATTTTAAATAGCTAACAAGAATGCTTCAGATCTCtagaaatcaaagcaaaagatAGAGCTTGGTGAAGAAATCTGAAAATTGTTATCTCccagataaatataaagaaatagaatttgaatagcATATTCCAgcatatattgtcaaaaaaactGCCTTAAGTATTAGAAACAGCACAGTgtgcaaaaggaaatatctgACAGAATAGCTATAGAATGAAAGGACCTTTCTTTAATATGATCAAAAGCACTAAACTCATACCAAGAGCTACAATTACGTCTAACGGAGAAATACTTGAAgctttcccaataaaatcaggagtaaaGCAAGGATTCCTCACCATCATTATTTTTTGACAAAGTTGGAGAAATATTAGCTacaaaaaagataagcaaaagaTACTAAGGAAATTAGTGCTAGAAAAGATTAAATGTTACctatatttataaagtgattttttaaaattagaaaaccctagggaatttttaaattgagGTAAGAGATTCATCCAACtagcagaagaaaaataaagtctacCAAACTCAGCAGATTTTTTGgctattaataacaaaaatcaaaaagaagatAAGTGAAATATCATGCAAAATGACAATCTGAGCATTTGCCTTCTAGTGATAAACATAGCATAAACATCATATTTTCATAGAAATGAAAGATCtgaataaggaaggaagaaaaccaggcactatgttaaatgctttatCTTATGCCCTTATATCTTCATAACACTGAGAGGTGggagttattattatccttattttacaattgagaaaagtGAGGTAGACAAAGTGACATATCTAAGATTGCATAGTAATTTGcaaataaatttgaactcaaaattttctgattctaggcccagagcGCTATCTAGtaaaccatctagctgccactaCCTGAAGAAATAATCAATGTTTATGGCTGGGTTATGCCAATATGGTGAAAAATGATACTGCCTGCCCAATTAATTTACaggtttaatttatactttataaaattagagaaaattataacaacatttatataaatgaacAAAATGTCAGGGAcattaagagaaataatgaaaaaaagtaggGGGGTTGTCAATATCATTGATCTCAAATTAGTCAGTATCAAAACCATCTAATAtggtttttgaattttgaaactaGAAAAACTGATCAATGAGAATGACTAGACAAGCtgcaagtttttttaaaaatttattttaattaatttatttttaaaaaataattataactttttattgacagtacatatgcatagttaattttttacaacattatcccttgcactcacttctgttctgatttttcccttccctccctccaccccctcccctagatggcagccagtcttatacatattaactATGTTATAGTGTAAgtgttatagtgtatcctagatacaatatatgtgtgcagaaccaaacagttctcttgttgcacaggaagagttggattcagaaggtaaaaataacctgggaagaaaaacaaaaatgcaaacagtttacactcatttcccagtgttccttctctgggtgtgacAAGCTGCAAGTTTTATAGGGAAAAGCATGGACCCAATTAGTCTTCAATAAATCCATGAATGattaaattgaggaaaaaaaccaTTCAACAAAATTGCTTGGACAGGAAAAGGAATAATCATTAATATGaagcctactatgtactaggaatTATGCTAAGATCTTtgaaaatattgtctcatttctcGATAAAACTGGAAAGTAGATTTGTAGAAAATTAGTTTAGGTCATGATAAAATATAACGTCACGCTGCAAAACATTAAAAGAGAATGGAGATCCAATGCAAACAAATTTTTATTGAGCAATATTTATGAAGCAGAAATTGTGCTGTTAacttctggggatacaaatgccAAAGAAAACTTCTACTATGAATGAGCTCTTACTTAACTGGTAGAATAAATTAATGTAAGATATTTTGAGGAGGGAGAGTTATTCATTTAACACTGCAATTAGTGTTAAATGTAAATAAACATCAACCCtttggttttcaattttttttctaccagGTACTTTACTTCTTTTAAAATGGTTTCTTCAATGCTCTGCTTCTCCTCTGCTCTTCTAGATCTTGAAAATACATCACTCTCCATTCATGGTGTCAACATATTGGGAAACTTCCGGTGTAATCAGCCAATCTTTGTAACCagttagaaattaaattttttgcaACTGTGGATAAAAGATGAATTGTCAACTAGTTGTAACATAGTAATTTACTAAAAGACAAGGTAGACAAtgctgatttaaaaaacaaaaaaaacttcacatACATAATGCAACTAAAATAAGCTATAGACTAGGATGTAAATTTTTGCATTAAACATATCAAAATGTAAATTATAAACAAGCTTTAGAAAGTCTAACACCCATGAAATTTGCAAAGATTTAGTAGAAGTATTAGATACACAACATAGGAGAGTTACATGCAGAGAACTGACATGAAGAATTCTCTCCAACTTGCCAATAATATTTGTGTGCAGTTATAATgtgtaaatttatttaaaatctgtatattttttcattattttaattgccCAAGAGTAATTAAAATAATGACCTTTTCctgttcctcttcttccctccccctcttcatAGTGTGCCCTTTCCTTCAATTGTTGTCTAGGGAAATGTTCTCTTTGTCCCACTGCTGAAGAAattacttgaaaataaaaaaatatggaattctAGTCCCAAGATGTAGTACAGGCAAATTAAAATTCAAGtactttttatttaaacttttcttGCAGTTTGTTTTAGAAAGTAGCTGATAGATGTGAAAagattaataatttcttctactgaAAATCAGCATGGAGCTGTACCTGCTTTGATTGCTACAAAAGATGGAGGAGCAACAACCAgaagtgccaaggaaaaatatcctAAAATGAAGGCATATAAGAAAAGTTGCAATATTTGGCACAAAAGGTGTTATCCTCAAAATACACTGTCATCATCAATAAGAGGATCTCAATCTGGCATGGCCATTTTCACTGCCCTCCCtgtaaaatttttacatgacttctctcaatggaaaaaaaaaaaaaaaacacacatatagCAGGAAGCATGGAGGCCAGaatacaagcaaacaagaaaaaagactaagttagaaggaatggaaaaagccTGACAGAATACTAAGAAATACTATACTCTAACAGAGCAAATATTTGCAAGAAAATATatactggaaaataattttaaaatactcacAGAGAAAAATTGTCCTTGAATTTCGATAAAAGTTGTCCAAGGGCCTTTGCTTCATCCACGGTTGTGGGAATCttcagttttgctttttcttcgtCATTAAGTTCAGGAAAGGTTAGATATATCAGCAGCATAATTGAGGCGGTCAAGAAAGCAAGCAGCAGTATGAGAGATGTCTTCTTTGTGTTTGGGTTTGGGGCAATGTAACGTTGGACAGAAATGATCCCCTCTCCCGATGGACCCATGTCATATTTGCTTTCATCATCGTCGAGGGAGTCGTAGTCTTCTAAAATGATTGGTCTTCTAACGAACTTAATTGGTAGGGGTGGCTCTTTCACAGGTAATCTACACCCATCACCACAGATCCTAAAATAATTCTCGATCCTAGTAGGAGCATCGTCATCATCGTCATAGTCATCCTCAAAAATTTCCTCGGACTCAGTATCACTCTCAGCTCTCTCATTTGCCTTAGGGTTGTAGGCTTCGGTGGGCTTTCCATGGCGAACTGATTTCCTATCTCTACCAGGCTTCTGGGCAGCGGCCTGGATGCCCCCAGACTTCTCCGCTCCCTCAACTTTAGCTTGCTTTACTTTTTCGTTGCTTCGAGTAAACCTCGGGCCTCCTTCAGCTCTACCAGCCTTCTCACCTCCCCAAGCTCGAGcagccttttcttttcccttggcTTGAATAGGCGTCTCACTTTCACCTCTTTTGACTTCAATATATCTGGCATAGCGCCggcctctctctcctcccttggCTCCACCTAAGGCAGACCTTTCTCTCACTTCAGCTCTACCAGCTCTCTCACCTCCATCACTGGGGCGGTAGCGGCAGAAGCGGCCCTTCTGTCCGCTTTTCGGAGTGAGACAAGTTTTCTCATCATCGTCATCGTAGTGGCGAGGCCTGGTTTTCTCCCCTCCAGCTCCATGGCCAGCACTCTCAAGCTTTGCTGTGCCCACGGTCCCCTTCATCTTACACCTCCTTTGAGCCATTGTGGATTGGTAACTAGGGCCTCAAGGGCTCAAGGAGATCTCACGGTTGAGGAAAGATGGACGCCACAGGAGCCTAGGTTGCTACACTTACACGTCAGATTCCACTAGGATTCTAGATTATGCGCACATAATCACAAAGCCTTCTCTCACCTACCCCCATATTCTGGCTGCACACGACACCAAAGGCGCGCCTTCTCATAGGCTTACATTGTCTCTGAGCTCTGCAAACTCAGGAGTGCCCCATCTGTCCAGAGCTTTTGCACACAACTCCTCAGGTGGTGCCTCAAAATACTGCGCACGTACCCTAATGGGTCCCCCCTCACCCCCCAGCTGTGCACATGTTCCCACAGCACTCCCCAAGgcatatcaatatatatatatatatacacacatatatatatatatatatatatatatatatatatatatatatatatatatatatatataaattttatttgacaCTTTATTATTCAATGTACAAATTACAACATAAAGAGAATCATGTTTTCTCCCAGTTTTGTTCTTCAGTGAAATACATAcaaatttattaaattgtttcTACAGTTTTATCACATATATCTctaatttagtttctttttttattatagctttttatttacaagatatatgcatgggtaatttttcagcattatc
This is a stretch of genomic DNA from Sminthopsis crassicaudata isolate SCR6 chromosome X, ASM4859323v1, whole genome shotgun sequence. It encodes these proteins:
- the LOC141548779 gene encoding uncharacterized protein LOC141548779, translated to MAQRRCKMKGTVGTAKLESAGHGAGGEKTRPRHYDDDDEKTCLTPKSGQKGRFCRYRPSDGGERAGRAEVRERSALGGAKGGERGRRYARYIEVKRGESETPIQAKGKEKAARAWGGEKAGRAEGGPRFTRSNEKVKQAKVEGAEKSGGIQAAAQKPGRDRKSVRHGKPTEAYNPKANERAESDTESEEIFEDDYDDDDDAPTRIENYFRICGDGCRLPVKEPPLPIKFVRRPIILEDYDSLDDDESKYDMGPSGEGIISVQRYIAPNPNTKKTSLILLLAFLTASIMLLIYLTFPELNDEEKAKLKIPTTVDEAKALGQLLSKFKDNFSLCKKFNF